ATCATAAAGATGATCAGCAAGACGAGAACGACGTCCACGAGCGGGGTGATGTTGATGTCCGCCAGGGAACTCTGCGTTTTGGCTTCGCGGCTCACAGGACTTGGCATGGTTTTTTCTCCCGAGTCAGGTGTAGAGCTTCTCGGCGCGGACCCGGAACTCCATCGCGAAGTTGTCCATAATGGTTCCGAAGTCGCGGATACGATGGACGAATTGGTTGTAAGCGATCAAGGCGGGGATGGCGGCAAAGAGGCCGGCGGCGGTGGTGACCAAAGCCTCGGCAATGCCCGGGGCGACGGCCCGCAAGGTGGCAGCGCCAGCCGTGCCCAGTCCCATAAAGGCGCCCATGATTCCCCAGACGGTTCCGAACAGGCCGATAAAGGGCGTCGCTCCAGCGGTGGTCGCCAGCCAGCTCATGCGGGCTTCCAGGCGTTGCATTTCGGCGGCTGCCGCCAGCCTGGCGGCGGTTTCTATGGCGTCCGAGCTTTTAAGCTTGCCATGCGGATTGTTGGCTCCTACCTGGCTTTCCATTTCCGCATACGCGGCACGATACTGACTCAACAGAGGACTCGAGCCGAATGCCGCGCCGTACATCTGCGGCTCCACCAGCTTCAGCGTCTGCCGAAACTGGTCAAGAAAGCGGGCGGTGTGGCCACTTGCCTTCTTCAGGCGGAAAATTTTCTGCAGGATGATAGCCCAGGAAAAAATGGAGAAGAGGACAAGGACAATCAGGGTGGCCCGGGCGACCCAACCGGTTTGCAGCAGCAGATGGCTGACGTTTGCCTCAGCCAGAATGTACAGACCCACGTCTCTCCTTGCTCGGAGGTGACAGCGTAACTTTCAAAAGTTAACATAGCCTTAATGATGCGTCAACGAATAGAGATGCGAGATTAAGCACAACCGTTGCCGGCGCTGTTTGGCGCGGCGAGTTTCCGTTCCGTATGGTAGAATCGAGGACGTCACGATCATCAGGAAATCGATCGCTCATGAGCGCGCATTTTGACATCGCTGTAGAAAGACTCAGCCGAGGATCCGATAGAAGGGCAGGGGCCATGGCCGACGCTGGGGCGAAAACCTTTTACATCGAAACCTTCGGCTGCCAGATGAACGCGCACGACTCGGAAAAGGTTGCCGGGCTGCTGATTTCCCGGGGGTATCGCCAGGTGGAGACGGACGGGCAAGCGGACCTCATCCTGTACAACACCTGCAGCATCCGGGAAAAAGCCGCCCAAAAAGTTTTTTCGCGGCTGGGCCAGTTCAAGCGTGATAACGGCGGCAAGACCATCGCCGTTCTGGGCTGCGTGGCGCAGCAAGAGGGCGAGCGCATTTTCGAGCGGGCTCCGTGGGTGGGGCTGGTATGCGGCTCAGCCTCTTATCGAAAGCTTCCGCAGCTTCTGGCCGAGTTGGAATCGGGCAAGCGGCGCTTGACGGGGCTGAGCCTCGATACCGAAGAGACCTTTGAAACGGAATTCACGCGGCGGGACAATCCCTTCCGCGCCTACATCACCATCATCGAGGGCTGCGACAAGTCCTGCGCCTATTGCGTCGTTCCGATGACCCGCGGGCCGGAGCGGAGCCGCACGAGCGAATCGGTGCTTGCGGAAGCGCGGGCGCTGGTGGAGCTTGGTTACACCGAAATCCAGCTTCTGGGGCAGAACGTCAACTCCTATCGGGATCCCTCGGCGCGAAAATGGAATTTTGCCGAGCTGCTGAGCGCCGCCGGCGAAGTGGGCGGGGTGCGGCGGGTGCGCTTTACCACCTCGCATCCGCGCGATTTCACGCGGGAGATCGTGCAAGCCATCGAAGCCCATCCGGTGTTGTGCAATCACGTTCATCTACCGGTGCAATCGGGCTCGACGGCGGTGCTGGCGGGCATGAAACGCGACTACACCCGCGAACAGTATCTCGAGAAAATTGATTGTATCCGCTGCGCAAAACGTGCTATTAGCATCACGACGGACATCATCGTGGGGTTTCCCGGCGAGACGGAAGCCGACTTCGAGGAAACGTTGAGCTTGCTCGACTACGCTCAATACGATTCTCTGTTCTCTTTCAAATATTCGCGGCGGCCGGGGACGTCGGCGCTGGCGCTCGGGGACGCAATCCCGGAGGAGGAGAAGGGGAGGCGTTTGCGCGAGCTGCAAGCCCGCCAGCGGGCGATCCAGGAGAGACGAAATCAGTCGCTCATCGGCCGGAGATTTGAGCTGTTGGTGGAAGGTCAGGGGCGCGAAGGTCAGTTGAGCGGGCGCACGTCGTGCCATCGCACGGTGAATTTTCCGAGTAACGGATCGGACAACGGTTCGGACAATGGTTCGGTCAAGCCGGGCGACTACGTTTGGGTTCGGGTGACGCAAGCCGGGCCCAATTCTTTGATCGGCGAAGTGGAGGGGGGCTTGCTTTGGGGAGCAATGGCAACCCAGAATTGAGGCCAAGATGGAAATCGAAATGAAGATTCGCGGACTGATGATGGACCCGGTTACCAACATGCCGATCGTGGTCCTGAAAGACGTGAACGGAAGCGCCGTCTTGCCGATCTGGGTGGGAGTCTATGAGGCCAATGCGATCGCGCTCGAGATCGAAAAGGTTCAGACGCCGCGTCCCATGACCCACGACCTGATGAAGAATCTCTTGCTGGGGCTTGACGTTCAAGTGCAAAAGGTGGTGGTCAACGAGCTCCGCGACGACACGTTTTTTGCGCTGATCTGGCTCAAGCGCAACGGGCAGATCATGTCCATTGACTCGCGCCCGAGCGATGCCCTGGCTCTGGCCCTGCGCCTGGATTGCCCTATTTATGTGGATGACTCGGTCTTGAAGTCCTCGAAGATTGTCAACGCCGTCTCCGATAAAGTCAGCAATGAGGAACTACGGAAATGGCTGGAGGGCTTGAACGACGAGGACTTAGGCAGGTATAAGATGTAGTAGTCGGTGCGGACTACAGGAGGTTCAAACCGGAGCCCAGCTTGTCCGTTGTCATAGCGATTGCCAACCAGAAGGGCGGCGTTGGCAAGACCACCACCGCCATCAACCTCGCCGCCGCCCTGGCGGAGCGCGGGAAAAAGACTCTTCTCATCGACCT
The window above is part of the Candidatus Acidiferrales bacterium genome. Proteins encoded here:
- the miaB gene encoding tRNA (N6-isopentenyl adenosine(37)-C2)-methylthiotransferase MiaB, which produces MADAGAKTFYIETFGCQMNAHDSEKVAGLLISRGYRQVETDGQADLILYNTCSIREKAAQKVFSRLGQFKRDNGGKTIAVLGCVAQQEGERIFERAPWVGLVCGSASYRKLPQLLAELESGKRRLTGLSLDTEETFETEFTRRDNPFRAYITIIEGCDKSCAYCVVPMTRGPERSRTSESVLAEARALVELGYTEIQLLGQNVNSYRDPSARKWNFAELLSAAGEVGGVRRVRFTTSHPRDFTREIVQAIEAHPVLCNHVHLPVQSGSTAVLAGMKRDYTREQYLEKIDCIRCAKRAISITTDIIVGFPGETEADFEETLSLLDYAQYDSLFSFKYSRRPGTSALALGDAIPEEEKGRRLRELQARQRAIQERRNQSLIGRRFELLVEGQGREGQLSGRTSCHRTVNFPSNGSDNGSDNGSVKPGDYVWVRVTQAGPNSLIGEVEGGLLWGAMATQN
- a CDS encoding MotA/TolQ/ExbB proton channel family protein, whose protein sequence is MGLYILAEANVSHLLLQTGWVARATLIVLVLFSIFSWAIILQKIFRLKKASGHTARFLDQFRQTLKLVEPQMYGAAFGSSPLLSQYRAAYAEMESQVGANNPHGKLKSSDAIETAARLAAAAEMQRLEARMSWLATTAGATPFIGLFGTVWGIMGAFMGLGTAGAATLRAVAPGIAEALVTTAAGLFAAIPALIAYNQFVHRIRDFGTIMDNFAMEFRVRAEKLYT
- a CDS encoding bifunctional nuclease family protein, whose product is MEIEMKIRGLMMDPVTNMPIVVLKDVNGSAVLPIWVGVYEANAIALEIEKVQTPRPMTHDLMKNLLLGLDVQVQKVVVNELRDDTFFALIWLKRNGQIMSIDSRPSDALALALRLDCPIYVDDSVLKSSKIVNAVSDKVSNEELRKWLEGLNDEDLGRYKM